TATGCCCGTATCAAAGTTATTGATGGAACCCAAGCGTTAGAAGACGTCGTTCAACATTGTATGGATTATATCCAACAACAAGTAAAATAAGGTATAACAAGGATTGCTCTGCTCGAGCAGCGAACAATATAGCATTGAGGTGCTGTGAAAGTTAGCGAAATAGCAGCAAAGCCAATCCACGTAAGCAAAAACTAGAGGAGGTTATTGTGATGATGAAATTAGTCATAGCAGTCGTACAAGACCAAGATAAAAATATTTTAAGTGATGCATTTTATGAAGCAGATATTCGTGCTACCAAATTAAGCTCAACGGGCGGCTTTTTACGTTCAGGTAATACGACTTTTATTATCGGGATTGAAGAGGAACGTGTGGATGAAGTCTTAGAATTAATTAAAGTAAGCTGTCAAGCACGTGAACAATTTATTTCTTCGCCAGTTAACTTAGATGTGAGCCTTGATGTTACCGCAGCTTATCCAGTAAAAGTTAAGGTCGGTGGCGCGACGGTCTTTGTCTTACCAATCGATGAATTCCTACAATTTTAATGGCGATGACAGAGGTTAAACAATATTTTTTCCAACAAGTCAAACAAGGGACACTCAGTCATGCATATTTATTTGTTGGTGATGACACTGTTCAAAAAGATGATAGCACAACTGCGATAATGCAAGCCATGGTTTGCCCTAATTTCTTGGAGATGGGGCAACCTTGTTTTGAATGTGAACATTGTCGACGCATTCAAGCAAATCAGTGGGCGGATGTGTATCGAGTAGTACCCGAAACGAAAACGATAAAAATTGATCAAATTCGAGAATTGAGAGAGTGGTTGATGCTCAGTCCAATCGAATCGCACTGTAAATTTGCGATTATTGAGCAAGCGGAAACGATGAATGCAGCTTCGGCGAATGCATTACTAACGATTTTAGAAGAGCCGAAGAGTGAAGTCTATATCCTATTATATGTAAATGAAGCCAATAATATTTTGCCGACGATTCAATCAAGAGCGCAGCAAATTCGGTTCAAGCAACCAACTGTGTTAACATTTGAAAATAGTGAATTTGAATCATTATCAGCCGTATATAAGAGACGATTGATTCAATTACCCTATCAAACGCGAGCAGCTTTAATGAATTTAACAGTTGATGATGTAGAGCAATGGTTTAAGGCGTATGATGAATTGTATCAATGGTTATATTTGAAAGAACCATTAACATTTGCACTGATTCAAGTGCGGATGAAACAATTCATAACTGCTAATTACGTGAATTATGGATTAGATTATTTGCAGTTGTTAAATCATCAAATGATAATGTATTTAACCGACAATCAATCGGAGGTGTTTCAATTGATTGAATCCATTGCTCAAAAACAGACGACACAAGTAGCGGAATTATTGAGACTGAATCAACAGTTAATTGAAGCCAAGCAGTATTTAGCATTCAATGTATCGCCTCAATTGGTGGTAGAAAAACTTGTATTGGCAACAGTAAAATAAAAAATAAAAGTGGGGATATTCATTGGAGCAACAATCAGTACAACGTTTAATTCAAACAATTCAAGAACAGTCATTACATTATCAAGACACCGTGCAGCAGTTGACGCAGGCTGTCTTATCATTAAGTGAAGAAAATAATCGTTTACGAATGTTAAATCATGAATTAGAAGATCAATTACAACAGTATGTAATTGAGCATTTGCCAGAGGCGCATCCTATTGTCCAAGAACAACAGCCCTCCCATAAAAAAACAACGAGTGGTAAAGAAAGATTACAAGGGTTTTATGATGATGGCATTCACGTTTGTCATGAATTATTCGGACAACGGCGCCAGTCGGATGAGGAATGTTTATTTTGCCAAGGCATTATTTTGGGATTGGATCAAGTGTAATGGAATCAGTAGTTTTGAAAGAGCATGAACGCATTGACCAATTAATTCGTGAACAACGTCAAATTATTCAAAGTAAAGAATTCTTTTCATTTTCACTTGATGCTGTTTTATTAGCGGACTTTGTGCGGCTACCGAATCGCCGGAGCTTTCGTTACTTAGATTTTTGTTCCGGAAATGGAATTATCCCTCTCTTATTGAGTGGTCGGACAACGGCTAAGTTAGAAGGGATTGAATTGCAGGCGCCGCTCGTTGATATGGCACAGCGTAGTATTCAGCTTAACCAATTGGAACATCAAATCACTATCACACAAGGTGACATTAATCAATTAAGCAAGCCAAGTATTCCCTACGATATCATTACGTGTAACCCGCCTTATTTTTTAGTTGAATCCTCCAAAGGATTACATCATTTAACCAGCCATCAATTAGCGCGTCATGAAGTGTCACTGACGATGGCTCAATGGATTAAAAAAGCCGGACAATTATTACGCGATAAGGGAAGATTGTACATCGTGCATCGTCCGGAGCGTTTGGATGATTTGATGGAACATTTACTGGCGCATCAATTTTCAGTGCATCGTATCAAGTTTGCACATCCCAAAAAAGAGGCGTTAGCGAATATTGTGTTGATTGAAGCGATTTATCGCGGTGGCCGACGTGGGATTCGCATTGAGCCACCGATTATTGTTCATGATAATCAACATCAATATACAAAAGAAATGCAGGCGATTTATTTTGGTGCAGGATAAGCAACATTATTTTTATGTCTTATATTGTCAAGACGATACCTTATATGGTGGGTACACGAATGATTTAGCAAAACGGCTAAAGACGCATCAAAGTGGTAAGGGTGCTAAGTATACGCGTGTGAAGACAAGACATCCGTTACAGTTGATTTATGCTGAACGCTGGGGTAGTAAGTCACAAGCGATGAGACAGGAGTACTGGTTTAAACAATTAAAACGTTATGATAAAGAGCGTTATTTAGGACAGGCTGGGATTGCAACCTTACCGACGACACAATGTGTGATTGTGAATAAGTTGGAGCGAACAAGTGGGAAAGATGATGGAGAGAGTGGGAGATAGCATGCAGCAACAAAAGAGTTTTGCAGCAAATGAACAAGGGACGCTATATTTAGTTCCGACACCTATTGGTAATTTAGATGATATGACCTTTCGAGCGGTCGCTCAGTTAAACGCTGTGCAATTGATTTTAGCAGAAGATACGCGTCATACGATAAAATTACTGAATCATTTTCATATTGAGACAGCCATGCAGAGTTTTCACGAACATAGTCCAGCAACTCAGGTTGATAAATATGTGACGATGTTGCAGCAGGGTACCGATATCGCCTTAGTGTCTGATG
The genomic region above belongs to Aerococcaceae bacterium zg-1292 and contains:
- a CDS encoding DUF972 family protein codes for the protein MEQQSVQRLIQTIQEQSLHYQDTVQQLTQAVLSLSEENNRLRMLNHELEDQLQQYVIEHLPEAHPIVQEQQPSHKKTTSGKERLQGFYDDGIHVCHELFGQRRQSDEECLFCQGIILGLDQV
- a CDS encoding GIY-YIG nuclease family protein, which gives rise to MIININIQKKCRRFILVQDKQHYFYVLYCQDDTLYGGYTNDLAKRLKTHQSGKGAKYTRVKTRHPLQLIYAERWGSKSQAMRQEYWFKQLKRYDKERYLGQAGIATLPTTQCVIVNKLERTSGKDDGESGR
- a CDS encoding tRNA1(Val) (adenine(37)-N6)-methyltransferase, whose protein sequence is MFILPRHYFGIGSSVMESVVLKEHERIDQLIREQRQIIQSKEFFSFSLDAVLLADFVRLPNRRSFRYLDFCSGNGIIPLLLSGRTTAKLEGIELQAPLVDMAQRSIQLNQLEHQITITQGDINQLSKPSIPYDIITCNPPYFLVESSKGLHHLTSHQLARHEVSLTMAQWIKKAGQLLRDKGRLYIVHRPERLDDLMEHLLAHQFSVHRIKFAHPKKEALANIVLIEAIYRGGRRGIRIEPPIIVHDNQHQYTKEMQAIYFGAG
- a CDS encoding cyclic-di-AMP receptor; amino-acid sequence: MKLVIAVVQDQDKNILSDAFYEADIRATKLSSTGGFLRSGNTTFIIGIEEERVDEVLELIKVSCQAREQFISSPVNLDVSLDVTAAYPVKVKVGGATVFVLPIDEFLQF